One Astatotilapia calliptera chromosome 1, fAstCal1.2, whole genome shotgun sequence DNA segment encodes these proteins:
- the LOC113028022 gene encoding uncharacterized protein LOC113028022, with product MDACAVLTTDICEVVAKRQENIDQLFNDRLEKERVRVMLRDYGSVFGDTKTETSFPEGSVARSKADSTGSREVEAEAELAAKVEQAKATQEILAQETKISQMENEWKIKEVETKAKLEEEKTKLQQLKADSEVKVAAARVRALSAQNDIESHDQVSCYNLENSANLPNSAPRLSLNPQAPTFRPHNTTPEREELSLVQALASSLTLNRLPVPEPTIFSGDPLKFMDWKVKHERQ from the exons ATGGATGCTTGTGCAGTGCTTACAACTGACATTTGTGAAGTTGTTGCTAAACGACAGGAAAATATCGATCAGCTCTTTAACGATCGCCTTGAAAAGGAAAGAGTACGAGTGATGTTAAGGGACTATGGTTCTGTGTTTGGTGATACAAAAACTGAAACGTCGTTCCCAGAGGGTTCAGTTGCACGCTCAAAGGCAGATTCTACTGGCAGTCGTGAGGTGGAAGCAGAAGCTGAACTTGCAGCCAAAGTGGAACAAGCAAAGGCCACACAAGAAATATTGGCACAGGAAACCAAGATCAGCCAAATGGAAAATGAGTGGAAAATAAAGGAAGTGGAAACAAAGGCAAAGTTGGAGGAGGAAAAGACTAAACTTCAACAGTTAAAGGCAGACAGCGAAGTGAAAGTAGCAGCTGCACGAGTAAGAGCCCTTAGCGCTCAAAATGACATTGAAAGCCATGATCAAGTGTCCTGCTACAACTTAGAAAATTCCGCAAATCTCCCCAACAGCGCACCACGGCTCTCTTTAAATCCACAAGCACCAACATTTAGACCTCACAATACTACTCCAGAACGTGAAGAACTTAGCTTAGTTCAAGCCCTCGCCAGCTCTCTTACCCTAAACAGGCTTCCTGTACCTGAGCCCACCATCTTTAGTGGCGACCCCCTAAAGTTTATGGATTGGAAG GTGAAGCACGAAAGGCAGTAG